The genomic window AACATCTGGCGGTCGCCGAGAAACTTCAGCGGCGGCGCACCGCAGATGATCGTGGCGGAGAGCAGCCTCTTCGGCAGCTTCAGCGCCGTCAGCAGCACATAGGGCCCGCCGCCGGACCAGCCGATCACGTGGTAGTTGTCCGCGCCCACATGCGCGGCCAGCTCCTGCAGCGTGGTGCTCCAGTCGGCGAGCTTGCGCTTGGGCTGAAAATCCGAGAGGCCGATGCCCGGCCTGTCCGGGCAGATGAGGCGCATGCCGTGCTTTTTGGCGGGCTCGTCAAAGAGGCTGCCCTGCACGTGGGAGGACGGCCACCCATGAAAGTAAAACGCCACCTCTCCACGTGGATCCCCGTACTCGCTGTAGCCCAGCTTGAGGCCGTTGGAGAGTGTGAAGACGTGTTCTGACATGCGCGCTTGGGTGTTAGTTGTATCAGCACACACCTTCAAGCGCCTTTTCACCCAGCAGCGGATTGCACTCAGGCACGCGGTCGCGGCGCAGGCCAAACTGCGTCACCGCCTTTTCCTGCAGATGCGCCACCGCCTCGTCCACACTGTCGGTCCATTTGATGAGGTCCATGTCCTCCGGGCTGATGGTGGCGCCGCGCAGCATGTGCTCCATGAACTGCCGCATCTCCGGCCAGAAATCGGTGCCCATGATCACGATGGGGAAGTTCTTGATCTTGCGCGTCTGGATCAGCGTCAGCGCCTCAAACATCTCATCCATCGTGCCAAAGCCGCCGGGCATGATGATGAAGCCGTAGCTGTATTTGATGAGCAGGGTCTTGCGCACAAAGAAGTGATCCATCGTCACCCACCGGTCCAGGTAGGGATTGTGGCTCTGCTCAAAGGGAAGGCGGATGTTGCAGCCCACGCTGCGCCCACCAGCATCTTTCGCGCCACGATTCGCCGCTTCCATGATGCCGGGGCCGCCGCCGGTCATCACGGTGAAGCCCATGCGCGCCAGCGCCGCGCCCATGTCCCGCGCCAGCTTGTAGTAGGGGTGGTCTTCCGCAAAGCGCGCCGAGCCAAAGACGGTGATGCACGGGCCCACAAAGTGCAGCGCGCGAAAGCCCTGCATGAAATCCTTTGCCACGCTGAAGAGCAGCTGCAGGTCCTTCAGGCGGCGGTTCGGCCCGCTGAGCAGGGCGCGGTCCACCAGCGTGCTGCAAAACTGCTCGTCTGCATGGATGGCGGCCACAGTGGTTTTGGGAGTGGCAGGAGCGCCTGAGAGCGAGGTGCCAGGTTCAGGCTCCCGGTCGAGAAGGGTTGGAGCAGGCATAACGGGTTGGTTGGGTTGAGAGGTTTCGGGAATAGGATCGGTCAGTGGTTGGTTGATCGACTTGGTTATGATGATTGGAAGCACATCGCGCCTCTTTTGTTCACACGCATTTGTGGTTTTTTATTACGATTTATTGAAACCGGATGACGCTGTGAAGAGTAACGCACGTGCCTGAGGGATTGGGAAGATCCCAGCCCGCCCGAGGGTGGGCTGCGGCGGGGCAGCGTGGGTCGCGTGCGCATTGAGCCGCGCCGATTTTGAAAAAGTTTCCCCTTGGGCGGGGGCGTGATGCGCGGCAGGGTACGGGGCTCTCTCCGCTCCCCTGCCCTGCACCTGTCATGAACTGGAAACACCGAACCCTGCTGCCGCTGCTGCGCCGCGCCGTGCTCGTGCTGCTGGGGCTGGCGGGGCTCGGCCTGCATGGGCATGCGGAGACGCCGGTGCTGCACCTTTACAACTGGGCGGACTACATCAGCCCGGAGGTGCTGCGGCAGTTTGAGCAGCAGCACCACTGCCGCGTGGTGGTGGACACCTTTGAGTCGAATGAGAGCATGTACGCCAAGTTCAAGGCCGGAGCCACGGGATATGACCTCGTCATCCCCACGGCGTACATGATCCAGATCATGCACGCGCAGGGCATGCTCTCCGCGCTGGACCACCGGCTCATCCCCAATCTGCCCCACATTGACCCCGCCGTGCTGGCCAAGGTGCCAGATCCTGCCATGCACCACAGCGTGCCGTACACGTTTGCGTTTGCCACCATCGCAGTGCGTGCGGACAAGCTGGAGGCTCGCCGCCTGCCGCCTGCGGAGGCCACGTGGGCCATGTTTGACCGCAGCGCCCTGGCCGGACGCATGACGCTGCTGGACGACATGCGCGAGAGCATCGGCGCCGCGCTCAAATCCCTCGGCTACAGCCTCAACACACGCGATGACGCACAACTAAACGCCGCTCGGGATGTGCTCATCCGCTGGAAGAAGAACCTGGCGCTGTTTGACAACGAGGGGTACAAATCCGGGATCGACTCCGCGGAGTTTCTGCTGGTGCATGGCTACAGCGGGGATCTGTTTCAGGTGCAGATGGAAAACCCTGCGGTGCAGATCCTGATCCCGCGCGAGGGCGTGACGATCGGGTGCGATGCGCTCGTGATTCCAAAGACCGCACGCCATCGCGAGCTCGCGCATGCGTTTATCAATTTCGTGCTCGATCCCGCCACCGCCGCGCAAAACATGGAGTGGAT from Prosthecobacter vanneervenii includes these protein-coding regions:
- a CDS encoding LOG family protein, which encodes MPAPTLLDREPEPGTSLSGAPATPKTTVAAIHADEQFCSTLVDRALLSGPNRRLKDLQLLFSVAKDFMQGFRALHFVGPCITVFGSARFAEDHPYYKLARDMGAALARMGFTVMTGGGPGIMEAANRGAKDAGGRSVGCNIRLPFEQSHNPYLDRWVTMDHFFVRKTLLIKYSYGFIIMPGGFGTMDEMFEALTLIQTRKIKNFPIVIMGTDFWPEMRQFMEHMLRGATISPEDMDLIKWTDSVDEAVAHLQEKAVTQFGLRRDRVPECNPLLGEKALEGVC
- a CDS encoding polyamine ABC transporter substrate-binding protein encodes the protein MNWKHRTLLPLLRRAVLVLLGLAGLGLHGHAETPVLHLYNWADYISPEVLRQFEQQHHCRVVVDTFESNESMYAKFKAGATGYDLVIPTAYMIQIMHAQGMLSALDHRLIPNLPHIDPAVLAKVPDPAMHHSVPYTFAFATIAVRADKLEARRLPPAEATWAMFDRSALAGRMTLLDDMRESIGAALKSLGYSLNTRDDAQLNAARDVLIRWKKNLALFDNEGYKSGIDSAEFLLVHGYSGDLFQVQMENPAVQILIPREGVTIGCDALVIPKTARHRELAHAFINFVLDPATAAQNMEWMGYYCPNKPALEKVSPAFLQNPAITIAPEVRDRCEVIQDLGADLAKYTRVWDQVKAAR